In Fusobacterium perfoetens ATCC 29250, a genomic segment contains:
- a CDS encoding CvfB family protein, producing MIKIGKRQLLKVNNYTPIGLYLDAETGNEEDNILLPKNELELLEKKPEIGEELDVFIYRDSEDRLISTLRVTYATIGTLAKLEVTDINSKIGAFLDWGLKKELLLPKGQEVGKLEIGKKYLVGLYEDKKGRISATMKVYKFLLPCKDYKKNDLVTGTVYNIDNNIGVFVAVDDRYFGMMPKNEYFKEYKIGQEITARVIRVREDGKLDLAPRKLAFEQLDDDGKIILEKMRILKSAFHFNDKSSPEEIYDYFGISKKAFKRAIGGLLKQGLIEKNGENFVLKK from the coding sequence ATGATAAAAATAGGAAAAAGACAATTGTTAAAAGTTAACAATTATACTCCAATCGGATTATACTTAGATGCAGAAACAGGAAATGAAGAAGACAACATACTTCTTCCAAAAAATGAATTAGAGTTATTAGAAAAAAAACCAGAAATTGGTGAGGAATTAGATGTATTTATTTACAGAGATTCAGAAGATAGACTTATTTCAACATTAAGAGTTACATATGCTACAATAGGAACTTTAGCAAAATTAGAAGTAACAGATATAAATTCTAAAATAGGAGCTTTTCTTGATTGGGGATTAAAAAAGGAATTATTACTTCCAAAAGGGCAAGAAGTAGGAAAATTAGAAATAGGAAAAAAATATTTAGTAGGACTATATGAAGATAAAAAGGGAAGAATATCAGCTACAATGAAAGTTTATAAATTCCTTTTACCTTGTAAAGATTATAAGAAAAATGATTTAGTTACAGGAACTGTTTATAATATAGATAATAATATAGGAGTTTTTGTAGCTGTAGATGATAGATATTTTGGAATGATGCCTAAAAATGAATATTTTAAAGAATATAAAATAGGGCAAGAAATTACAGCAAGAGTTATAAGAGTAAGAGAAGATGGAAAATTAGATTTAGCTCCTAGAAAATTAGCTTTTGAACAATTAGATGATGATGGAAAAATTATTTTAGAAAAAATGAGAATCTTAAAATCTGCTTTTCATTTTAATGATAAAAGTTCTCCAGAAGAAATTTATGATTATTTCGGAATAAGTAAAAAAGCTTTTAAAAGAGCTATAGGAGGTCTTTTAAAACAAGGACTTATAGAAAAAAATGGAGAAAATTTTGTGTTAAAGAAATAA
- a CDS encoding HTH domain-containing protein, protein MNLKDKVLELLQKSEPMKAGEIAEALGEDKKLVDKAIKELKAEESIISPKRCFYSAK, encoded by the coding sequence ATGAATTTAAAAGATAAAGTATTAGAATTATTACAAAAATCTGAACCTATGAAAGCTGGAGAAATTGCTGAAGCTCTAGGAGAAGATAAAAAATTAGTTGATAAAGCTATAAAAGAATTAAAAGCTGAAGAATCTATAATATCTCCAAAAAGATGTTTTTATTCAGCTAAATAA